In Palaemon carinicauda isolate YSFRI2023 chromosome 28, ASM3689809v2, whole genome shotgun sequence, a single genomic region encodes these proteins:
- the LOC137621697 gene encoding piggyBac transposable element-derived protein 4-like, with translation MSNKRSLSNDEIVTYLSTLSESESEGDPISEDEENEYIPNQESSSESDDYHDNSGNENEQLQSTVALSNTEDTLDVQTTSTTILTGKDGTRWEKVWDRFIKNSISCYRPSENITVDEQLFPTKCRCPFTQYIASKPDKFGIKFWLAAKSKYLLNGFPYLGKDESRPSNQPLSEYVVLKLTEPYTGKGRNVTTDNFFTSVKLAEKLLAKNTSIVGTVNRIRREIPISIRNTRDKQYSSQILKHNQCTLTVYQCKKNKNVLLLSTVHKKVEIGNDAKRTPDTISYYNNSKFGVDVVDQMARLYTTKAASRRWPVQVFYNIFDFSGINAWIIYKEVTGELISRRDFILRLSEELQKTFKNIHAEGNSESDADTYADANVSNTSNKRKQCQIRQCKGNKTTEICCKCKKFVCGKCTNIVIKKIICVKCKQ, from the exons ATGTCGAACAAACGCTCTCtgtcgaatgatgaaattgtgacatatttgtcgacactatctgaatctgagtctgaaggagatccgatatctgaagatgaagaaaacgagtatatccccaatcaagaaagttcatctgaatctgATGATTATCATGACAACAGTGGTAATGAAAACGAACAGTTGCAAagcactgttgctctttcaaacaCAGAAGATACtctagatgtgcaaacaacttctactactattctgactggcaaggatggaacacgaTGGGAAA AAGTTTGGGACAGATTCATCAAAAACAGTATTTCTTGTTATAGGCCTAGTGAAAATATAACCGTAGATGAGCAGTTATTTCCAACAAAATGCAGGTGTCCTTTTACCCAATATATTGCCAGTAAGCCTGACAAGTTTGGAATAAAATTTTGGTTAGCGGCAAAATCAAAATACCTTCTAAATGGATTCCCTTATCTTGGAAAAGACGAGAGTCGTCCATCAAACCAACCACTCTCGGAATACGTCGTTCTCAAGCTCACAGAACCATATACAGGGAAAGGGAGAAATGTGACCACTGATAACTTTTTCACATCTGTAAAGTTAGCTGAAAAATTGCTTGCTAAAAATACAAGCATTGTCGGGACTGTGAACCGTATACGAAGGGAGATCCCAATTTCCATAAGAAATACCCGTGACAAGCAGTACAGCTCACAGATACTAAAACATAATCAGTGCACTTTGACAGTGTATCagtgcaagaaaaataaaaatgttctcttACTTAGTACAGTCCATAAGAAGGTAGAAATTGGAAATGATGCCAAGAGAACTCCAGACACCATTAGTTACTACAATAATTCGAAATTTGGAGTTGATGTCGTGGATCAAATGGCAAGATTATACACTACAAAAGCCGCTTCACGAAGATGGCCTGTCCaagtcttttataatatatttgatttttctgGTATCAATGCTTGGATTATCTACAAAGAAGTCACAGGTGAACTAATTTCCCGTCGTGATTTTATTCTTCGGTTATCTGAAGAACTTCAGAAAACCTTCAAGAACATTCATGCCGAAGGAAACAGTGAAAGTGATGCTGATACTTATGCTGACGCAAATGTTTCAAATACCTCAAACAAGAGGAAACAATGCCAAATAAGACAATGTAAAGGGAATAAGACAACAGAAATCTGCTGTAAGTGCAAGAAGTTTGTATGTGGGAAATGTACAAACATTGTCATCAAGAAAATCATTTGTGTAAAATGTAaacagtaa